One window of the Trueperaceae bacterium genome contains the following:
- a CDS encoding nitrous oxide reductase family maturation protein NosD, which translates to MDGHARPAGVSRVAGTARLVALCALAALSCGAALARTLTVCQGGCEYGSVRGAVAAAVDGDTVLVEAGTYREGALVIDKAITLEGEGWPVLDGELRHAIVTVEADDVVVRGLVLRDAGRSHITDIAALRVAEVSDCLIENNRVENAFFGIYFAKSSGCVVRGNRVTGEGTNEAYTGNAIHLWGTNYLTVEDNYATGYRDGIYLEFARGASVRRNVSEGNLRYGLHFMYSNESVFEDNVLRANGAGVAVMYSKKIDMHGNTFADNWGAAAYGLLLKEINDSVVTRNTFEGNSAAVYVDGSNRTDLTRNDFIRNGYALRVLSNSMGMRVMYNNFIGNTFDVVTNANRSYNSFLENYWDAYEGYDLDRDGVGDLPFRPVRLFAMTVQSYPQAMVLLRSPLSQVLDYAERVLPVITPKAIEDDRPLMGRIVWSSSTP; encoded by the coding sequence ATGGACGGGCACGCCCGGCCTGCCGGGGTCTCCAGGGTCGCCGGCACGGCTCGGCTCGTGGCGCTGTGCGCGCTAGCGGCGCTCTCATGCGGCGCCGCGCTGGCGCGGACGCTGACGGTCTGCCAGGGAGGGTGCGAGTACGGGAGCGTGCGGGGCGCCGTCGCGGCCGCCGTGGACGGCGACACCGTGCTCGTCGAGGCGGGCACGTACCGCGAGGGGGCGCTCGTCATCGACAAGGCCATCACCTTGGAGGGAGAGGGCTGGCCGGTGCTGGACGGCGAGCTACGGCACGCGATCGTCACCGTCGAGGCGGACGACGTCGTCGTACGCGGCCTGGTGCTGCGCGACGCCGGCCGCTCGCACATCACCGACATCGCCGCGCTCCGCGTCGCCGAGGTGAGCGACTGCCTCATCGAGAACAACCGCGTCGAGAACGCGTTCTTCGGTATCTATTTCGCGAAGTCCTCCGGGTGCGTCGTGCGCGGTAACCGCGTCACGGGCGAGGGCACCAACGAGGCGTATACGGGCAACGCCATCCATCTCTGGGGCACCAACTACCTGACCGTCGAGGACAACTACGCGACGGGCTACCGCGACGGCATCTACCTCGAGTTCGCCCGCGGCGCCTCGGTCAGGCGCAACGTCAGCGAGGGGAACCTCCGCTACGGCCTCCACTTCATGTACTCGAACGAGTCGGTCTTCGAGGACAACGTCCTGCGCGCCAACGGCGCCGGCGTGGCCGTCATGTACTCGAAGAAGATCGACATGCACGGCAACACGTTCGCCGACAACTGGGGCGCGGCCGCCTACGGCCTGCTCCTCAAGGAGATCAACGACTCGGTCGTCACCCGCAACACGTTCGAGGGCAACTCGGCCGCCGTCTACGTCGACGGCTCCAACCGCACGGACCTGACCCGCAACGACTTCATCCGCAACGGCTACGCCTTGCGCGTGCTCTCCAACTCCATGGGCATGCGCGTCATGTACAACAACTTCATCGGCAACACGTTCGACGTCGTCACGAACGCCAACCGCTCGTACAACTCGTTCCTCGAGAACTACTGGGACGCGTACGAGGGGTACGACCTCGACCGGGACGGCGTCGGCGACCTGCCGTTCCGACCCGTGCGCCTCTTCGCCATGACCGTCCAAAGCTACCCGCAAGCCATGGTGCTGCTACGCAGCCCGCTCTCGCAGGTGCTCGACTACGCCGAGCGCGTGCTGCCCGTGATCACGCCGAAGGCCATCGAGGACGATCGGCCTTTGATGGGAAGGATCGTATGGTCGTCGTCGACGCCCTGA
- a CDS encoding nitrous oxide reductase accessory protein NosL yields the protein MVIAVAALLPLLTFVWPLWHYYFEAPQYPEGLAMQIWSSKLTGRVDLINGLNHYVGFMHLDAKDFWELQVLPVLIVAVSAFGLVAAAIGRKLVFHAWLAFYGVFAVLGMSDFYRWLYQFGHTVDPKAAITMEGYTPPMLGTSIFMNFYITAWPGWGAAALAGGFVLALFLAVCLWWRGRLKARRLATAGATALALAFTLSACGAPQPAKIVLGQDVCVECGMVVSDARFATQVLSKTGKAYKFDSIECLVAFLAGDELSKDQIHSIWVSNYLAPGTWLRAEEARYLQSATVRSPMGLNLSAFKTLGDLENVRAEANGLERRWADLIGLVMESGMLDKLGGHSHGMEPAGSQPADSHSGEGAGH from the coding sequence GTGGTGATCGCCGTGGCCGCCCTCCTGCCCCTCCTCACGTTCGTGTGGCCGCTCTGGCACTACTACTTCGAGGCGCCGCAGTACCCGGAAGGGCTGGCGATGCAGATCTGGTCGAGCAAGCTCACCGGACGCGTCGACCTGATCAACGGCCTCAACCATTACGTCGGCTTCATGCACCTGGACGCCAAGGACTTCTGGGAGCTCCAGGTCCTGCCCGTCCTCATCGTCGCCGTCTCCGCCTTCGGGCTCGTGGCGGCCGCCATCGGGCGCAAGCTCGTCTTCCACGCCTGGCTCGCGTTCTACGGCGTCTTCGCCGTCCTCGGCATGTCCGACTTCTACCGCTGGCTCTACCAGTTCGGCCATACGGTCGACCCGAAGGCCGCCATCACGATGGAGGGCTACACGCCCCCGATGCTCGGCACGAGCATCTTCATGAACTTCTACATCACCGCCTGGCCGGGCTGGGGAGCGGCGGCGCTCGCGGGTGGCTTCGTGCTCGCGCTCTTCCTCGCCGTGTGCCTCTGGTGGCGCGGGCGGCTCAAGGCGCGCCGGCTGGCGACGGCCGGCGCAACGGCGCTCGCGCTCGCGTTCACCCTGTCGGCATGCGGAGCACCGCAGCCCGCGAAGATCGTCCTCGGCCAGGACGTCTGCGTTGAGTGCGGCATGGTCGTCTCCGACGCGCGCTTCGCTACCCAGGTCTTGTCCAAGACGGGCAAGGCCTACAAGTTCGACTCGATCGAGTGCCTGGTCGCCTTCCTCGCCGGGGACGAGCTCTCCAAGGACCAGATCCACTCAATCTGGGTATCGAACTACCTGGCACCGGGCACGTGGCTGCGCGCCGAGGAGGCCAGGTACCTGCAGAGCGCGACCGTGCGCAGCCCCATGGGCCTCAACCTGTCGGCCTTCAAGACCCTCGGCGACCTCGAGAACGTGCGCGCGGAAGCCAACGGGCTGGAACGGCGCTGGGCCGACCTGATCGGCCTCGTCATGGAATCGGGCATGCTCGACAAGCTCGGCGGCCACTCTCACGGCATGGAGCCGGCCGGTTCCCAGCCGGCCGACTCCCACTCGGGCGAGGGCGCCGGCCACTGA
- the nosZ gene encoding Sec-dependent nitrous-oxide reductase, translated as MKQRKLVLVLLGFAVLAAGLVLAQGARNQARMANDAANRTFVPPGEHDEFYGFFSGGFNGQLSVVGLPSGRTIKNIPVFSQYGENGYGYSEETKALFNTSHGPVYWDDSHHPELSMTNGVPDGRWIFINGNNTPRIARIDLSTFETVEIIEIPNVAGNHPSPFTTMNSEYVVAGTRFSVPVPQRDMPISEYKDNFKGMLTFVSVDKASGEMAVAFQVMMPGFDYDLAHCGKGPSADWCFFTSYNSEQAHTLLEVNASQNDKDFVAAVNWRRAEQCVAEGKTSQLPSYYAHNVVNEATHTAETTWHESVTVLQPEECEGLVYFLPTPKSPHGVDVDPTGQFIVTGGKLSATIAVHGFSNMLQAIADQKIEGYSYGVPVLDFDATVAGQVERACLGPLHNEFDSKGNVYTSCFITSEIIKWDTKKFEVSDRIPVYYSIGHLMIPGGDSMQPWDKYVVALNKITKDRYLPTGPELTQSAQLIDISGNTMQMLLDFPTLGEPHYAQAIPANLVAPNSKLIYDLAANEHPYVVKNEGETKVVRDGTDVHVYMSSIRSHFAPDNIEGVKVGDTVYWHVTNLEQDWDVPHGFAVQGMQDANILIKPGQTLTVTWKPTKPGVYPFYCTDFCSALHQEMQGYVRVSPADADIPLSWSVGL; from the coding sequence ATGAAGCAACGGAAGCTGGTCCTAGTCTTGCTGGGCTTCGCGGTGCTGGCCGCCGGCCTGGTACTCGCCCAAGGCGCGCGGAACCAGGCCCGCATGGCCAACGACGCCGCCAACCGCACGTTCGTGCCGCCCGGCGAGCACGACGAGTTCTACGGCTTCTTCTCGGGCGGCTTCAACGGGCAGCTCAGCGTCGTGGGCCTGCCGTCCGGCCGCACCATCAAGAACATCCCCGTCTTCTCGCAGTACGGCGAGAACGGCTACGGGTACTCCGAGGAGACGAAGGCCCTCTTCAACACCTCGCACGGGCCCGTCTACTGGGACGACTCCCACCACCCCGAGCTCTCCATGACGAACGGCGTGCCCGACGGTCGCTGGATCTTCATCAACGGCAACAACACGCCGAGGATCGCGCGCATCGACCTCTCGACCTTCGAGACCGTCGAGATCATCGAGATCCCCAACGTCGCGGGCAACCACCCCTCGCCCTTCACGACCATGAACAGCGAGTACGTCGTCGCCGGCACGCGCTTTAGCGTCCCCGTTCCGCAGCGCGACATGCCCATCTCCGAGTACAAGGACAACTTCAAGGGCATGCTCACGTTCGTGTCGGTCGACAAGGCGAGCGGCGAGATGGCCGTGGCCTTCCAGGTCATGATGCCCGGCTTCGACTACGACCTCGCGCACTGCGGCAAGGGCCCGTCGGCCGACTGGTGCTTCTTCACCTCCTACAACAGCGAGCAGGCGCACACCCTGCTCGAGGTCAACGCCTCGCAGAACGACAAGGACTTCGTCGCGGCCGTGAACTGGCGCCGCGCCGAGCAGTGCGTCGCAGAGGGCAAGACCAGCCAGCTCCCCTCCTACTACGCCCACAACGTCGTCAACGAGGCCACCCACACGGCCGAGACGACGTGGCACGAGTCCGTCACCGTCCTCCAGCCGGAAGAGTGCGAAGGCCTCGTCTATTTCCTCCCGACGCCGAAGTCGCCGCACGGCGTCGACGTCGACCCGACCGGTCAGTTCATCGTGACGGGCGGCAAGCTCTCCGCCACCATCGCCGTCCACGGCTTCAGCAACATGCTGCAGGCCATCGCCGACCAGAAGATCGAGGGCTACTCCTACGGCGTGCCCGTCCTCGACTTCGACGCTACCGTCGCTGGCCAGGTCGAGCGCGCCTGCCTCGGGCCGCTGCACAACGAGTTCGACAGCAAGGGCAACGTCTACACGAGCTGCTTCATCACCTCCGAGATCATCAAGTGGGACACGAAGAAGTTCGAGGTCAGCGACCGCATCCCCGTCTACTACTCCATCGGCCACTTGATGATCCCTGGCGGCGACAGCATGCAGCCCTGGGACAAGTACGTCGTCGCGCTCAACAAGATCACGAAGGACCGCTACCTGCCCACCGGCCCTGAGCTCACCCAGTCCGCTCAGCTCATCGACATCAGCGGCAACACCATGCAGATGCTGCTCGACTTCCCGACCCTCGGTGAGCCGCACTACGCCCAGGCCATCCCCGCCAACCTCGTCGCGCCCAACAGCAAGCTGATCTACGACCTGGCGGCCAACGAGCACCCGTACGTCGTCAAGAACGAGGGCGAGACCAAGGTCGTGCGCGACGGCACCGACGTCCACGTGTACATGAGCTCCATCCGCTCGCACTTCGCCCCTGACAACATCGAGGGCGTCAAGGTCGGCGACACCGTCTACTGGCACGTCACCAACCTCGAGCAGGACTGGGACGTCCCGCACGGCTTCGCGGTGCAGGGCATGCAGGACGCCAACATCCTCATCAAGCCCGGCCAGACCCTGACCGTCACCTGGAAGCCGACCAAGCCTGGCGTCTACCCCTTCTACTGCACGGACTTCTGCTCGGCCCTCCACCAGGAGATGCAGGGCTACGTGCGCGTCTCGCCGGCCGACGCCGACATCCCGCTCAGCTGGAGCGTAGGCCTCTAG
- a CDS encoding cytochrome c has protein sequence MLGDKPRVAGSRSLIVLAAGLALLAAAAFAQQGGELPKGIGPIQELALPETVDDALAAEGQATFTAFCSACHKFGERYVGPDLAGVTQRRAPEWIMNMVLNTNEMIFNDDTAYELLAEYMTPMAQLPLTEEQVRGILEYFRQVDAGLGS, from the coding sequence ATGCTCGGAGATAAGCCTCGCGTCGCCGGCTCAAGGTCGTTGATCGTGCTGGCGGCGGGTCTCGCGTTACTGGCCGCCGCGGCGTTCGCGCAACAGGGCGGCGAGCTGCCCAAGGGGATCGGCCCCATCCAAGAGCTGGCGCTGCCGGAGACCGTCGACGACGCGCTGGCCGCGGAGGGGCAGGCGACCTTCACGGCCTTCTGCTCCGCCTGCCACAAGTTCGGCGAGCGCTACGTCGGCCCCGACCTCGCCGGGGTCACGCAGCGGCGCGCGCCCGAGTGGATCATGAACATGGTCCTCAACACCAACGAGATGATCTTCAACGACGACACGGCGTACGAGCTCCTGGCCGAGTACATGACGCCGATGGCACAGCTGCCCCTCACCGAAGAGCAGGTACGCGGGATCCTCGAGTACTTCCGCCAGGTCGACGCCGGCTTGGGGTCGTGA
- a CDS encoding zinc metallopeptidase: MWLIFIATLGASILVQLYLRNTYGRWQGVQAASGLTGAQTARVILDSNGLSDVRIEEVPGQLTDHYDPAQKVVRLSAVNYRGASVASHAVSAHEVGHAIQHAMAYAPLRVRTALVPAANIGARFAPWVIILGAMLGAFGLIQLGIVLFGLAVLFQLVTLPVEYDASRRAGQQLERLGIATSGEVAGTKQVLNAAALTYVAAAAGSVMYLLYYISMFMGNRD, from the coding sequence ATGTGGCTGATCTTCATCGCGACGCTCGGCGCCTCGATCCTGGTTCAGTTGTACTTGCGCAACACGTACGGCCGCTGGCAGGGGGTCCAGGCGGCCTCAGGCCTGACCGGAGCGCAGACCGCCCGCGTCATCCTCGACTCCAACGGCTTGTCTGACGTACGCATCGAGGAAGTCCCCGGTCAACTGACCGACCATTACGACCCCGCCCAGAAGGTCGTGCGCCTCTCGGCCGTCAACTACCGCGGGGCCAGCGTGGCCTCGCACGCCGTGTCGGCGCACGAGGTCGGGCACGCCATCCAGCACGCCATGGCGTACGCGCCCCTCCGGGTGCGCACGGCCCTCGTCCCTGCCGCCAACATCGGCGCGCGCTTCGCGCCCTGGGTCATCATCCTCGGCGCCATGCTGGGCGCCTTCGGGCTGATCCAGCTCGGCATCGTCCTGTTCGGCCTGGCCGTCCTGTTCCAGCTCGTCACCCTGCCCGTCGAGTACGACGCGAGCCGCCGCGCCGGCCAGCAGCTCGAGCGCCTCGGCATCGCCACCAGCGGCGAGGTCGCGGGCACGAAGCAGGTCCTCAACGCCGCCGCGCTCACCTACGTCGCCGCGGCCGCCGGGTCCGTCATGTACTTGCTGTACTACATCTCCATGTTCATGGGGAACAGGGATTGA
- a CDS encoding ribonucleoside-diphosphate reductase subunit alpha, whose product MFQPTDKVHDISITAALPPRTVRGGREGSTGLGPQPARFAGDPARPTPAQDILRRSPRPARPPRAPFAWLNDESRAFLANGYLLPGTTPEARLRQIAERAEQLLPGMHGFAERFLDYLSRGWYSLASPVWANFGLNRGLPISCFGSYVPDSMAGILSAAAEVGMMSKYGGGTSAYFGDLRGRGSPIRDNGQSEGAVNFMRLFDTLIDVTKQGATRRGSFAAYLPIEHPDAREFLEIRGDGNPIQNLFFAVTVSDEWLESMVNGDRDKRELWARVLQQRSEVGLPYVLFTGNADRGAADVYRDRGLPIRSSNLCSEISLPVSEDESFVCCLSSMNLLHFDEWTGTDAVETLVYFLDAVMTDFIEKSEGIPYLERARRFATRHRALGLGVLGWHSYLQSRLVSLGSLTAAGLNRRVFKTVREAADSASRELARRYGEPELLAGYGRRNATLMAIAPTTSSSFILGQASQSIEPLKSNYYVRDLAKAVTTFRNPALAELLAEVDRDTPEVWRSILEHDGSVQHLDFLSSEEKSVFATFSEVSQLDLIVQAGQRQEFIDQGQSLNLMVHPATPTKDLNALHLEAWRRGLKSLYYQHSMNAAQEFNRELLTCSVCEA is encoded by the coding sequence GTGTTCCAGCCGACCGATAAGGTCCACGACATCTCGATCACGGCAGCGTTGCCGCCACGCACCGTGCGCGGCGGGCGCGAGGGTTCCACGGGTCTCGGTCCCCAGCCGGCACGGTTCGCCGGTGACCCGGCCCGACCGACCCCCGCCCAGGACATCCTGCGGCGCTCACCGCGCCCCGCCCGGCCGCCGCGCGCCCCGTTCGCCTGGCTGAACGACGAGAGCCGCGCTTTCCTCGCCAACGGCTACCTTCTACCGGGCACGACGCCCGAAGCCCGGTTACGCCAGATCGCGGAGCGCGCGGAGCAGTTGCTGCCCGGCATGCACGGCTTCGCCGAGAGGTTCCTCGACTACCTGAGCCGCGGCTGGTACTCCCTCGCCTCGCCCGTGTGGGCCAACTTCGGCCTGAACCGCGGGCTGCCCATCTCCTGCTTCGGGAGCTACGTGCCCGACAGCATGGCGGGCATCCTGAGCGCGGCCGCCGAGGTCGGGATGATGAGCAAGTACGGCGGCGGCACGAGCGCGTACTTCGGTGACCTCCGCGGCCGCGGCAGCCCCATCCGCGACAACGGCCAGTCAGAGGGGGCGGTCAACTTCATGCGCCTCTTCGACACCCTCATCGACGTGACCAAGCAGGGCGCCACGCGCCGCGGCTCCTTCGCCGCCTACCTCCCCATCGAGCACCCGGACGCGCGCGAGTTCCTCGAGATCCGCGGCGACGGCAACCCCATCCAGAACCTCTTCTTCGCCGTGACGGTGAGCGACGAGTGGCTCGAGAGCATGGTCAACGGCGACCGCGACAAGCGCGAGCTGTGGGCGCGCGTGTTGCAGCAGCGCTCCGAGGTCGGGCTGCCGTACGTGCTCTTCACGGGCAACGCCGATCGCGGCGCGGCCGACGTCTACCGCGACCGCGGCCTGCCCATCCGCTCGAGTAACCTTTGCAGCGAGATCAGCCTGCCGGTGAGCGAGGACGAGTCGTTCGTCTGCTGCCTCTCGAGCATGAACCTGCTGCACTTCGACGAATGGACGGGCACGGACGCAGTCGAGACCCTCGTCTACTTCCTAGACGCCGTCATGACCGACTTCATCGAGAAGTCCGAGGGCATCCCGTACCTGGAGAGGGCGCGGCGCTTCGCCACGCGCCACCGGGCGCTCGGCCTCGGCGTGCTCGGCTGGCACAGCTACCTCCAGTCGCGCCTCGTGTCGCTCGGGAGCCTGACTGCCGCCGGCCTGAACAGGCGCGTGTTCAAGACCGTCCGCGAGGCAGCGGACTCAGCCTCGCGGGAGCTGGCGCGCCGCTACGGCGAGCCCGAGCTGCTCGCGGGCTACGGGCGGCGCAACGCCACCCTCATGGCCATCGCCCCGACCACGTCCAGCTCGTTCATCCTCGGGCAGGCGTCGCAGTCGATCGAGCCGCTCAAGTCGAACTACTACGTGCGCGACCTCGCCAAGGCCGTCACGACCTTCCGCAACCCCGCGCTCGCCGAGCTGTTGGCGGAAGTGGACCGTGACACCCCCGAGGTGTGGCGCAGCATCCTCGAGCACGACGGCAGCGTCCAGCACCTCGACTTCCTCTCGAGCGAGGAGAAGAGCGTGTTCGCCACCTTCTCCGAGGTCAGCCAACTCGACCTGATCGTGCAGGCCGGGCAGCGGCAGGAGTTCATCGACCAGGGGCAGTCGCTCAACCTGATGGTGCACCCGGCCACCCCGACCAAGGACCTGAACGCCCTGCACCTCGAGGCGTGGCGGCGCGGCCTCAAGAGCCTGTACTACCAGCACAGCATGAACGCGGCGCAGGAGTTCAACCGCGAGCTCCTGACCTGCTCCGTGTGTGAAGCCTGA
- a CDS encoding ribonucleotide-diphosphate reductase subunit beta, with amino-acid sequence MAGDSARITDSAPIADPAPAAAMRLAPSGVSGGATTDRRLTTPRLNLRPAEYPELLAYRDAIRHSYWLHTEYNLTDDVHDFRARVSDAERSAIKNAMLAIAQVEVAVKTFWGDLYKRYPKPEVGAVGYTFAESEVRHQDAYAHLLEVLGLNQEFERIREIPAIYQRVLFLNEHLGPRPPDRTATDREDALTLLLFSAFVEHVSLFGQFLIMKSFNRQRNLFKGIANIVEATSKEEQIHGLFGYQVVRTLREENPDWFDAAFTERVRAACLAAREAERGILDWIFEAGELDFLPRAVVDAYVEQRFDDSLAAIDMAPLFEPDAALVAQTRWFDEEVVAGKHYDFFHKRPTTYTKKAKSITSDDLF; translated from the coding sequence ATGGCCGGCGACTCTGCGCGGATCACAGACTCCGCGCCGATCGCCGACCCCGCGCCGGCCGCCGCCATGCGGCTTGCCCCTTCCGGCGTCTCCGGGGGGGCCACCACGGACCGCCGCCTCACGACGCCGCGCCTCAACCTCCGCCCGGCCGAGTACCCGGAGCTCCTCGCCTACCGCGACGCCATCCGGCACTCGTACTGGCTCCACACGGAGTACAACCTCACCGACGACGTGCACGACTTCCGCGCGCGCGTCAGCGACGCGGAGCGCAGCGCCATCAAGAACGCCATGCTCGCCATCGCGCAGGTCGAGGTCGCCGTCAAGACGTTCTGGGGCGACCTCTACAAGCGCTACCCCAAGCCGGAGGTCGGCGCGGTGGGCTACACGTTCGCGGAGAGCGAGGTGCGCCACCAGGACGCCTACGCCCACCTCCTCGAGGTCCTCGGGCTCAACCAGGAGTTCGAGCGCATCCGCGAGATCCCGGCGATCTACCAGCGGGTGCTGTTCCTGAACGAGCACCTGGGGCCGCGGCCGCCCGACAGGACGGCGACGGACCGCGAGGACGCCCTCACCCTCCTGCTCTTCAGCGCGTTCGTCGAGCACGTCAGCCTCTTCGGGCAGTTCCTGATCATGAAGAGCTTCAACCGCCAGCGGAACCTCTTCAAGGGCATCGCGAACATCGTCGAGGCCACCAGCAAGGAGGAGCAGATCCACGGCCTCTTCGGCTACCAGGTGGTGCGGACGTTGCGCGAGGAGAACCCGGACTGGTTCGACGCCGCCTTCACGGAGCGCGTGCGCGCCGCCTGCCTGGCCGCGCGTGAGGCCGAGCGCGGCATCCTCGACTGGATCTTCGAGGCCGGCGAGCTCGACTTCCTCCCGCGCGCCGTGGTCGACGCCTACGTCGAGCAGCGCTTCGACGATTCCCTCGCCGCCATCGACATGGCACCGTTGTTCGAGCCGGACGCGGCGCTCGTGGCTCAGACGCGCTGGTTCGACGAGGAGGTCGTGGCCGGCAAGCATTACGACTTCTTTCACAAGCGTCCAACGACCTACACGAAGAAGGCCAAGTCGATCACCAGCGACGACCTGTTCTAG
- a CDS encoding antibiotic biosynthesis monooxygenase has protein sequence MIEYLPPHASLTRAEPGCLWFEVKQTEDPFIWQVEERFIDAAAFAVHQERVAASEWGRMTSRIERRYVVEETDRAES, from the coding sequence GTGATCGAGTACCTGCCACCCCATGCCTCGCTCACGCGCGCGGAGCCGGGCTGCCTCTGGTTCGAGGTGAAGCAGACTGAGGACCCGTTCATCTGGCAAGTGGAAGAACGGTTCATAGACGCCGCCGCGTTTGCCGTTCATCAAGAACGGGTCGCGGCAAGCGAATGGGGGCGTATGACCTCCAGGATCGAGCGTCGCTATGTGGTTGAGGAGACAGACCGAGCCGAGAGTTGA
- a CDS encoding ABC transporter ATP-binding protein has product MSEPGAPSRLETPAAEPRQRRVLDVVDADLGYGELQVVFGVSLHVNAGELVGLVGGNGSGKSTILRAVSGMIKPRGGKVFLGGEDVTGLKPHDLALRGLAHVPMGRQLFGDMTVEENLSLGAYLPPARARRAEGFERVYRLFPDLQAKRRAAAGSLSGGQQQMVAIGRALMLHPKVLIMDEPSLGLAPLLVREVMHVIRSVADTGMPILLVEQNVTQVLRISERAYVLENGRLALEGPSAQLRGDPMIRRAYLGL; this is encoded by the coding sequence ATGAGTGAGCCTGGCGCCCCGAGCCGGCTCGAGACGCCGGCCGCCGAACCGCGGCAGCGGCGCGTGCTCGACGTAGTGGACGCCGACCTGGGCTACGGCGAGCTCCAGGTCGTCTTCGGCGTCTCGCTCCACGTGAACGCCGGCGAGCTCGTCGGGTTGGTCGGCGGCAACGGCAGCGGGAAGTCGACCATCCTCCGCGCCGTCTCCGGCATGATCAAGCCGCGCGGCGGGAAGGTCTTCCTTGGCGGCGAGGACGTCACCGGCCTCAAGCCCCACGACCTGGCGTTGCGCGGGCTAGCGCACGTCCCGATGGGCCGCCAGCTCTTCGGCGACATGACCGTCGAGGAGAACCTCTCGCTTGGCGCCTACCTCCCGCCCGCCCGCGCGCGGCGTGCCGAGGGGTTCGAGCGCGTCTACCGGCTCTTCCCCGACCTGCAGGCCAAGCGCCGCGCCGCCGCCGGCTCGCTCTCCGGCGGCCAGCAGCAGATGGTCGCCATCGGCCGCGCCCTGATGCTCCACCCGAAGGTCCTGATCATGGACGAGCCCAGCCTCGGCCTGGCGCCGCTCCTCGTGCGCGAGGTCATGCACGTCATCCGCAGCGTCGCCGACACGGGCATGCCCATCCTGCTCGTCGAGCAGAACGTCACGCAGGTCCTTAGGATCAGCGAGCGGGCATACGTGTTGGAGAACGGCCGGCTGGCGCTCGAGGGGCCGTCGGCGCAGCTACGCGGCGATCCCATGATCAGGCGGGCTTACCTGGGGCTGTAG
- a CDS encoding ABC transporter ATP-binding protein: MPRALEAERITVQFGGLVAVNDVSLALDAGQIVGLIGPNGAGKSTLFNALTGYAKARRGTVKLFGANVERLPPYARARRGMGRTFQIERPFEGLTVLENVLIPAFLRHANRAEAEAAAMHALELVGLSDRAVQPSSDLNLARRRRLELAKALAVQPRVLFLDELMAGLNPPALKEMIGFVRSLADSGIAIVMVEHIMQAVTELCEEVIVLAFGEKIAHGAPQQVMNDPRVVEAYLGGADE; the protein is encoded by the coding sequence ATGCCAAGAGCGCTGGAGGCTGAGCGCATCACCGTCCAGTTCGGCGGCCTCGTGGCCGTCAACGACGTGTCGCTCGCGCTCGACGCCGGGCAGATCGTCGGCCTCATCGGCCCCAACGGCGCCGGCAAGTCGACGCTGTTCAACGCCCTGACGGGCTACGCCAAGGCCAGACGCGGGACGGTGAAGCTGTTCGGCGCGAACGTCGAGCGCCTGCCGCCCTACGCGAGGGCGCGCCGCGGCATGGGCCGCACGTTCCAGATCGAGCGCCCCTTCGAGGGCCTCACCGTGCTCGAGAACGTGCTCATCCCCGCCTTCCTCCGCCACGCCAACCGCGCGGAGGCCGAGGCGGCCGCCATGCACGCCCTCGAGCTCGTGGGGCTGAGCGACCGCGCCGTCCAACCCTCGAGCGACCTCAACCTGGCCAGGCGCCGCCGCCTGGAGCTCGCCAAGGCGTTGGCCGTGCAGCCGCGCGTCCTGTTCCTCGACGAGTTGATGGCCGGCCTCAACCCGCCGGCCCTCAAGGAGATGATCGGCTTCGTGCGCTCGCTCGCGGACTCCGGCATCGCGATCGTCATGGTGGAGCACATCATGCAGGCGGTGACCGAGCTATGCGAGGAGGTCATCGTGCTCGCGTTCGGCGAGAAGATCGCGCACGGGGCGCCCCAGCAGGTCATGAACGACCCGCGCGTCGTCGAGGCGTACCTGGGAGGCGCGGATGAGTGA